The following are encoded in a window of Geobacter metallireducens GS-15 genomic DNA:
- a CDS encoding sigma-54-dependent transcriptional regulator, with product MSQIKVLIIDDEADVCTFFRRLLTRKGYDVVTASKEPEAMRAIEEHRFTVAMVDLKLPDTDGLTLLQAIKARQPACEVIIMTGYSTIKTAVAAMQLGAYEYLEKPFDDIDEIEALIEKAASHGFNLQQGSAAAEEWAEVARAVGFQVGASLGMRRLVSVAHKIAGKNVTVLIQGSTGTGKEVLARFIHSASGRADQAFIPVNCGALPENLLESELFGHEKGAFTGAAQPRRGIFELANRGTLFLDEIGDASPQIQVKLLRVLETGEFMRVGGEKPIKTDVRVIAATNVDLEQAIREKTFREDLYYRLNVVRLEIPPLRSRSEDIPQLAEHFVRQLNAALRISPPALRLLQGYGWPGNIRQLANVIRRAVVMCSGDTILPEHLESTLLNSAALAGDTFSPVSSQAGEGAVSLSPERLWRTDVSVEELRKLGADELKRMLDSLRALEGRLITAMGEGGGAARRCLKDTEEETIRQALEQYRWNITETAKVLGIGRNTLYRKIKQYGLGSS from the coding sequence ATGTCACAGATCAAGGTATTGATTATCGATGACGAGGCGGATGTCTGCACCTTTTTCCGCCGCCTGCTGACCAGAAAAGGGTATGACGTCGTCACGGCGTCAAAGGAGCCTGAGGCGATGCGGGCCATCGAAGAGCACCGCTTCACCGTGGCCATGGTGGATCTGAAGCTGCCGGATACCGACGGCCTGACCCTCCTTCAGGCGATCAAGGCCCGGCAGCCCGCCTGCGAAGTCATCATCATGACCGGCTACAGCACCATCAAGACGGCAGTCGCGGCCATGCAGCTGGGGGCCTACGAGTACCTGGAAAAGCCCTTCGACGACATCGACGAAATCGAGGCCCTGATCGAGAAGGCCGCCAGCCACGGGTTCAACCTCCAGCAGGGGAGCGCCGCCGCCGAGGAGTGGGCCGAGGTGGCCCGGGCCGTCGGTTTCCAGGTGGGGGCATCCTTGGGCATGAGGCGGCTCGTATCCGTGGCCCACAAGATCGCCGGCAAGAATGTCACCGTGCTGATCCAGGGGAGCACCGGCACCGGGAAAGAGGTCCTGGCCCGCTTTATCCATTCCGCATCGGGACGGGCGGATCAGGCGTTCATCCCGGTCAACTGCGGCGCCCTGCCGGAGAACCTCCTGGAAAGCGAGCTCTTCGGCCACGAGAAAGGGGCCTTCACCGGCGCGGCCCAGCCCCGTCGCGGCATCTTCGAACTGGCCAACCGCGGCACCCTGTTCCTCGATGAAATCGGCGATGCCAGCCCGCAAATCCAGGTGAAACTGCTGCGGGTGCTGGAAACCGGCGAATTCATGCGGGTAGGGGGTGAAAAACCCATCAAGACCGACGTGAGGGTGATCGCCGCCACCAACGTGGACCTGGAGCAGGCCATCCGGGAGAAGACGTTCCGCGAGGACCTCTACTACCGGCTCAACGTGGTCCGGCTCGAAATCCCGCCGCTCCGCTCCCGTTCCGAGGACATCCCCCAGCTGGCGGAGCACTTTGTCCGTCAGCTCAACGCAGCGCTGCGGATTTCACCCCCGGCGCTGCGCCTTCTGCAGGGGTACGGATGGCCGGGCAATATCCGCCAGCTTGCCAACGTCATCCGGCGCGCCGTGGTCATGTGCAGCGGTGACACCATCCTCCCCGAGCATCTCGAAAGCACCCTTCTGAACAGCGCAGCCTTGGCCGGCGACACCTTTTCCCCCGTGTCCTCGCAGGCCGGGGAGGGGGCTGTCTCCCTCTCCCCGGAGCGGCTCTGGCGAACCGACGTCAGCGTAGAGGAGTTGCGGAAGCTGGGTGCCGATGAGCTGAAGCGGATGCTCGATTCCCTGCGGGCACTGGAGGGGAGGCTGATCACAGCCATGGGAGAAGGGGGCGGGGCTGCGCGGCGGTGTCTCAAGGATACCGAGGAGGAAACCATCAGGCAGGCACTGGAACAGTACCGGTGGAACATCACCGAGACGGCGAAGGTCCTGGGCATCGGCAGGAACACCCTCTACCGCAAGATCAAGCAGTACGGGCTGGGGAGTTCCTGA
- a CDS encoding nucleotidyl transferase AbiEii/AbiGii toxin family protein — protein sequence MDFKSVLDKLLSSFDDQGIRYALIGGFALGLWGIDRSTADLDFLVLRDDMEKVDRILRDMGYNRTYESENVSHYTAPQAPLGGIDILHAFREASRAMLERAVDMDIFGGMLSMKVARPDDLIGLKVQAMANDERRRAMDLADIEALMALHASTLDWSLIGDYFSLFEMNDLFRELERNYHAQPEGS from the coding sequence ATGGACTTCAAAAGCGTACTCGACAAACTCCTCTCATCCTTCGACGATCAGGGCATCCGGTACGCCCTCATCGGCGGTTTTGCCCTGGGCCTCTGGGGAATTGACCGCTCCACCGCCGACCTTGACTTCCTTGTCCTTCGAGACGACATGGAAAAAGTTGACCGGATTCTGAGGGACATGGGCTACAATCGAACCTACGAATCGGAAAACGTCTCCCACTACACGGCACCACAGGCCCCCCTCGGCGGCATCGACATTCTGCATGCCTTCCGGGAGGCGTCGCGCGCCATGCTTGAGCGAGCCGTTGACATGGATATTTTCGGGGGAATGCTTTCGATGAAGGTAGCCCGGCCCGATGACCTGATCGGGCTCAAGGTTCAGGCCATGGCCAACGATGAACGCCGCCGGGCAATGGATCTGGCCGACATTGAGGCCCTCATGGCGCTACATGCTTCGACCCTTGACTGGTCACTTATTGGTGACTATTTCTCGCTGTTCGAGATGAACGACTTATTCAGGGAATTGGAGAGGAACTACCATGCTCAGCCCGAAGGCTCGTGA
- a CDS encoding cache domain-containing protein — protein MGPKRFPIRLKLTFATLIPLFVASVICWVIGISIINSRIVTQAQEKVRTDLNSARAVYQSELDHIRDVVKFTATNPFTSMIISQGDRATLNNLLSPRMASEGLDFLTAVDRSGRVVFRASNHGAFGDSKINDQIVSRALQGEHIAGTEVIPPGELVKEGKELAAKASIQILPTLHARQRDESVERSGMAMVVSVPVRDQAGTVAGALYGGVLLNGNNTLVDRIKKIVFEAVSYQGEDVGTATIFLGDLRIATNVLLSPERRAIGTRLSEEVYNRVLLAREKWVGRAFVVNDWYYSAYEPILNLQGKPVGSLYVGVMERPFLEMKREISLIFGVVLLCGSLIGLAISSFIASRLARPIKELENAARRITAGERDSAITIQTRDEIGDLAGEFAQMTRTLAQREEDIRKLNRDLEQKVLDRTAQLEEKNLLLVKTQEDLVRAAKLADIGMLAAGVAHEINNPLAIIRGNTELLQMAIPEDDPSREEVDTIAQQTGRVERIVGSLLKFARQQKKELGTVEVNRLLDEILKQVGHQIPLAGIDIRRDYAADIPLLEGDGDQLRQVFTNLILNAIQAMKEGGTLTVGTSRDSEAGTCTVAVEDTGAGIPPENLRNIFSPFFTTRNDGTGLGLAVSYGIVRDHGGNIQVESTAGTGSTFRVVLPLKQGGTTDVSIRQGT, from the coding sequence ATGGGACCGAAGCGCTTCCCCATCCGCCTCAAGCTCACCTTCGCCACCCTCATCCCCCTCTTCGTGGCCTCGGTCATCTGCTGGGTCATCGGCATCTCCATCATCAACTCCCGGATCGTGACCCAGGCCCAGGAAAAGGTCCGCACCGACCTGAACTCGGCCCGGGCCGTCTACCAGAGCGAACTTGACCACATCCGGGACGTGGTCAAGTTCACCGCCACCAACCCCTTCACCTCCATGATTATCTCCCAGGGGGACCGCGCGACCCTCAACAACCTCCTCTCACCGCGGATGGCCAGCGAAGGGCTCGACTTCCTCACCGCCGTGGACCGGTCGGGCCGGGTCGTCTTCCGGGCCAGCAACCACGGGGCCTTCGGCGACAGCAAGATCAACGACCAGATCGTCTCCCGGGCGTTGCAGGGCGAGCACATCGCCGGCACCGAGGTGATCCCCCCCGGGGAACTGGTGAAAGAAGGGAAAGAGCTGGCCGCCAAGGCGTCCATCCAGATCCTCCCCACCCTCCACGCCCGCCAGCGGGACGAGTCCGTGGAGCGCTCCGGCATGGCCATGGTGGTATCGGTGCCGGTGCGGGACCAGGCCGGGACGGTCGCGGGTGCCCTCTACGGAGGAGTTCTCCTCAACGGCAACAACACCCTGGTGGACCGGATCAAGAAGATCGTCTTCGAAGCGGTGAGCTACCAGGGGGAGGACGTGGGAACCGCCACCATCTTCCTGGGGGACTTGCGGATAGCCACCAACGTCCTCCTTTCGCCGGAACGGCGGGCCATCGGCACGAGGCTCTCGGAGGAGGTCTACAACCGGGTCCTCCTGGCCCGCGAGAAATGGGTGGGACGGGCCTTTGTGGTGAACGACTGGTACTACTCCGCCTACGAGCCGATCCTGAACCTCCAGGGGAAGCCGGTGGGATCCCTCTACGTGGGGGTCATGGAACGCCCCTTCCTGGAGATGAAACGGGAGATATCCCTCATCTTCGGGGTGGTCCTCCTCTGCGGCTCCCTCATCGGGCTGGCCATTTCGAGCTTCATCGCCTCGCGCCTCGCCCGCCCCATCAAGGAACTGGAAAACGCAGCCCGCCGGATCACCGCCGGCGAACGCGACAGTGCCATAACCATCCAGACCCGCGACGAGATCGGCGACCTGGCAGGGGAGTTCGCCCAGATGACCAGAACCCTCGCCCAGCGGGAGGAGGACATCCGGAAGCTGAACCGGGACCTGGAGCAGAAGGTGCTGGACCGCACGGCCCAGCTGGAGGAAAAGAACCTCCTTCTTGTGAAGACCCAGGAGGACCTGGTCAGGGCGGCAAAGCTGGCCGACATCGGCATGCTGGCCGCCGGCGTGGCCCACGAGATCAACAACCCCCTGGCGATCATCCGGGGGAACACGGAGCTGCTCCAGATGGCGATCCCCGAGGACGACCCGAGCCGGGAGGAGGTGGACACCATCGCCCAGCAGACGGGACGGGTGGAGCGGATCGTGGGGAGCCTCCTCAAGTTCGCCCGCCAGCAGAAGAAGGAACTGGGAACGGTGGAGGTCAACAGGCTCCTGGATGAGATCCTCAAGCAGGTGGGGCACCAGATTCCCCTTGCCGGCATCGACATCCGACGGGACTACGCCGCCGACATCCCCCTTCTGGAAGGAGACGGCGACCAGCTCCGCCAGGTCTTCACCAACCTCATCCTCAACGCCATCCAGGCCATGAAGGAGGGGGGAACTCTCACGGTGGGCACCTCCCGGGACAGCGAAGCCGGGACCTGTACCGTTGCCGTGGAGGACACGGGGGCCGGCATCCCCCCCGAAAACCTCAGGAACATCTTCAGCCCCTTCTTCACCACCCGCAACGACGGGACCGGCCTCGGCCTCGCGGTTTCCTACGGCATCGTCAGGGATCACGGGGGGAATATCCAGGTGGAGAGCACGGCGGGGACGGGGAGCACCTTCCGGGTGGTGCTGCCGCTGAAGCAGGGGGGGACGACTGACGTAAGCATCAGACAAGGGACTTAA
- a CDS encoding sigma-54-dependent transcriptional regulator, with translation MKARILICDDEEGIRRYLQKMFLAKEYDVETFADGTSLLARIEGGTEGDADILLQDVRMPDMDGIEVLKRVKKLRPAMPVVVMTAFGTIDAAVEAIKLGAYDYVTKPFPKEKILGLMENALQLDLLMKENRVLKEELSRPDIPDNIVFTSAKFREVYDLTVQVAGSDANILVLGESGTGKELIAGAIHVNSQRKGRRFLSINCAALSDTLLESQLFGHVRGAFTGAITTQKGLLEEADGGTLFLDEIGDVSAAVQAKLLRVIQEREFIPVGATKPKSVDIRFVAATNKDLAKEVAAGRFREDLYYRLNVITIALPPLRERREDIEPLAMHFLAKYARRIRKNIRGFTPEALQSLQGYRWPGNVRELENVVERAAILTRGDLVTPEVLPIRPREDAPLLRPDNLLVSLEEMEREHIERVLRQTGFHKSRTAEILGISRKTLDRKIVEYALAIPGQGISGTLDD, from the coding sequence ATGAAAGCACGCATTCTCATTTGCGACGACGAGGAAGGGATCAGGCGCTACCTCCAGAAGATGTTCCTGGCCAAGGAGTACGATGTGGAAACCTTTGCCGACGGAACGAGCCTTCTGGCACGTATTGAGGGGGGAACGGAGGGTGATGCCGACATCCTCCTTCAGGACGTGCGGATGCCGGACATGGACGGGATCGAGGTGCTGAAGCGGGTGAAGAAGCTCCGGCCGGCCATGCCGGTGGTGGTGATGACCGCCTTCGGCACCATCGACGCGGCCGTGGAGGCGATCAAGCTGGGGGCCTACGACTACGTCACCAAGCCGTTCCCCAAGGAGAAGATCCTCGGCCTCATGGAGAACGCCCTCCAACTGGACCTCCTCATGAAGGAGAACCGGGTGCTGAAGGAGGAGCTCTCCCGCCCCGACATCCCCGACAACATCGTCTTCACCAGCGCGAAGTTCCGGGAGGTCTACGACCTCACGGTCCAGGTGGCCGGCAGCGACGCCAACATCCTGGTCCTCGGCGAATCGGGTACCGGCAAGGAGCTTATCGCGGGCGCGATCCACGTGAACAGCCAGCGCAAGGGGCGGCGCTTTCTCTCCATCAACTGTGCGGCCCTGTCTGACACGCTCCTGGAGAGCCAGCTCTTCGGCCACGTGCGCGGTGCCTTCACCGGCGCCATCACCACCCAGAAGGGGCTCCTGGAGGAGGCCGACGGCGGCACCCTCTTCCTGGACGAGATCGGCGATGTCTCCGCCGCGGTTCAGGCGAAGCTGCTGCGGGTCATCCAGGAGCGGGAGTTCATCCCCGTGGGGGCCACCAAGCCCAAGAGCGTCGACATCCGCTTCGTGGCCGCCACCAACAAGGATCTGGCCAAGGAGGTCGCGGCCGGACGATTCCGGGAGGACCTCTACTACCGGCTCAACGTCATCACCATCGCCCTCCCCCCTCTGCGGGAGCGGCGCGAGGACATCGAGCCCCTGGCCATGCACTTCCTTGCCAAGTATGCCCGCCGCATCCGGAAGAATATCCGCGGGTTCACGCCCGAGGCGCTCCAGTCCCTCCAGGGGTACCGCTGGCCCGGCAACGTGCGGGAGCTGGAAAACGTCGTCGAGCGGGCCGCCATCCTCACCCGGGGCGACCTGGTCACTCCCGAAGTCCTCCCCATCCGCCCCCGGGAGGATGCGCCACTTCTCCGGCCGGACAACCTGCTCGTTTCCCTGGAGGAGATGGAGCGGGAGCACATCGAGCGGGTCTTGCGCCAGACAGGCTTCCACAAGAGCCGCACGGCGGAGATCCTCGGCATCTCCCGCAAGACCCTCGACCGCAAGATCGTGGAGTATGCCCTCGCCATCCCCGGCCAAGGGATCTCCGGAACCCTGGACGACTGA
- the fdnG gene encoding formate dehydrogenase-N subunit alpha produces the protein MGISRRQFLQRGALAGAAIALSGKPGEASVDAPELRTKGLKTTTTICPFCSVGCGLIVHTKDGRVVNAEGDPQHPINQGALCPKGGALFQIANNENRLQKVKYRAPGSDTWEEKSWDWALDRIAQRMKETRDKSFKKTELNKKDNKEYVVNRTDGMAFFGGAGLDNEECYLWTKFARAMGVGQLEHQARLUHSSTVAGLAASFGRGAMTNHWIDLKNSDVILAIGCNPAENHPVSFKWIEQALDSGAKLIAVDPRYTRTASKSDIYAQIRPGTDIAFLGGIINFALQNNMIHEEYVREYTNATFIVSEQFDFQDGMFCAFDDQEKTYDLKSWAYATTADGKPKRDMGMKDPKSVYQLLKNHYRRYDVDTVCAITGTKKEDYLKVAKAFCGTGRADKAGTILYAMGITQSTHGSQNVRAVALLQMLLGNIGIAGGGVNALRGESNVQGSTDYGLLFHILPGYLKSPEFDNVDLKAYNEKWTPKTKDPKSANWWGNTPKYITSLLKAWYGENATAENDFCYDYLPKRSGNYSYVKIMEKMGKGELEGLVCMGMNPAVGGPDSGKAREALGKLKWLVTADLWETESSIFWKRPGVDPKSIQTEVFMLPAASSIEKEGSISNSGRWAQWRYAAVHPLGDSRSDLHIIDEFYKRVKALYLKQGGAFPEPITKLSWSYGTGHEPDVHMVAREINGYFTKDMTIVDKDKTLEFKKGDQVPMFKYLQDDGSTVSGCWIYCGSYTKDGNQMARRDASDPTGLGLFPKWSWCWPVNRRIIYNRASVNPAGEPFNPKRPVIAWDALEKKWKGDVPDGPWPPMKDDKEGKYPFIMLPEGHGRLYALDMKDGPFPEHYEPVESPARNLLSKVQSNPVVKVPKNVSSDTAKFPYVGTTYRVTEHWQAGAMTRSLPWLVELVPDMFVELSETLAQRKGIKQGDTVKVTTERGSIEAVALVTSRLKPFNVQGRMIEQVGMPWHFGYAGLAKGDSGNVLTPTVGCANTGIPEFKAFLCNIEKGGKRA, from the coding sequence ATGGGAATTTCACGCAGGCAGTTTCTGCAGCGGGGGGCACTGGCCGGCGCGGCCATCGCGCTCTCCGGCAAGCCGGGGGAGGCGAGCGTCGATGCTCCCGAGCTCCGGACCAAGGGGCTGAAGACCACGACCACCATCTGTCCGTTCTGCTCGGTTGGGTGCGGCCTGATCGTCCACACCAAGGACGGCAGGGTGGTGAACGCCGAAGGTGACCCGCAGCACCCGATCAACCAGGGGGCGCTCTGTCCCAAGGGGGGCGCGCTCTTCCAGATCGCCAACAACGAGAACCGGCTCCAGAAGGTGAAGTACCGGGCGCCCGGCTCCGACACATGGGAAGAGAAGAGCTGGGACTGGGCCCTTGACCGGATCGCCCAGCGGATGAAGGAAACCCGCGACAAGTCCTTCAAGAAGACTGAGCTCAACAAGAAGGACAACAAAGAGTACGTGGTGAACCGCACCGATGGCATGGCCTTCTTCGGCGGCGCCGGTCTTGATAACGAAGAGTGCTACCTCTGGACCAAATTCGCCCGCGCCATGGGGGTGGGGCAGCTCGAACACCAGGCCCGACTTTGACACTCGTCAACGGTCGCCGGTCTGGCGGCTTCATTCGGTCGTGGTGCCATGACCAACCATTGGATTGACCTGAAGAACTCCGACGTAATCCTGGCCATCGGCTGCAACCCGGCCGAGAACCACCCTGTTTCGTTCAAGTGGATCGAGCAGGCGCTCGACAGCGGCGCCAAGCTCATTGCCGTCGATCCGCGCTATACACGCACGGCCTCCAAGTCGGACATCTACGCCCAGATCCGTCCGGGGACCGACATCGCCTTCCTGGGGGGGATAATCAACTTCGCCCTCCAGAACAACATGATCCACGAGGAGTACGTCCGCGAGTACACCAACGCCACGTTCATCGTCTCGGAGCAGTTCGACTTCCAGGACGGCATGTTCTGCGCCTTCGACGATCAGGAGAAGACCTACGACCTCAAGTCCTGGGCCTACGCCACCACCGCCGACGGCAAGCCCAAGCGGGACATGGGCATGAAGGATCCCAAGTCCGTCTACCAACTCCTGAAGAACCACTACCGGCGCTATGATGTGGACACCGTCTGCGCCATCACCGGCACGAAAAAGGAAGACTACCTCAAGGTGGCCAAGGCGTTCTGCGGCACCGGTCGCGCCGACAAGGCGGGGACCATCCTCTACGCCATGGGGATCACCCAGTCGACCCACGGCAGCCAGAACGTCCGGGCCGTGGCGCTCCTCCAGATGCTGCTGGGGAACATCGGCATCGCCGGCGGCGGCGTGAACGCCTTGCGGGGCGAGTCCAACGTCCAGGGCTCCACCGACTACGGGCTCCTCTTCCACATCCTCCCCGGCTACCTCAAGTCGCCGGAGTTCGACAACGTGGACCTGAAGGCCTACAACGAGAAGTGGACCCCCAAGACCAAGGACCCCAAGAGCGCCAACTGGTGGGGGAACACCCCCAAGTACATCACGAGCCTCCTCAAGGCCTGGTACGGCGAGAACGCCACGGCCGAGAACGACTTCTGCTACGACTACCTCCCCAAGCGGTCGGGGAACTACTCCTACGTGAAGATCATGGAGAAGATGGGGAAGGGAGAACTGGAAGGGCTCGTCTGCATGGGGATGAACCCGGCCGTGGGGGGCCCCGATTCCGGCAAGGCCCGGGAGGCCCTTGGCAAGCTCAAGTGGCTCGTCACCGCCGACCTCTGGGAGACCGAGAGCTCCATCTTCTGGAAGCGTCCCGGCGTCGACCCGAAGTCGATCCAGACCGAGGTCTTCATGTTGCCGGCCGCCTCCTCCATCGAGAAGGAAGGCTCCATCTCCAACTCGGGCCGCTGGGCCCAGTGGCGCTACGCCGCCGTCCACCCGCTGGGTGATTCCCGCAGCGACCTCCACATCATCGACGAGTTCTACAAGCGGGTGAAGGCCCTCTACCTGAAGCAGGGGGGCGCGTTCCCCGAGCCGATCACCAAGCTCTCCTGGAGCTACGGCACCGGCCACGAGCCCGACGTCCATATGGTGGCCAGGGAGATCAACGGCTACTTCACCAAGGACATGACCATCGTCGACAAGGACAAGACCCTGGAGTTCAAGAAGGGGGATCAGGTCCCGATGTTCAAGTACCTCCAGGACGACGGCTCCACCGTCTCCGGCTGCTGGATCTACTGCGGCTCCTACACCAAGGACGGCAACCAGATGGCCCGCCGGGACGCCTCCGACCCCACCGGCCTCGGCCTCTTCCCCAAGTGGTCCTGGTGCTGGCCGGTGAACCGCCGGATCATCTACAACCGCGCCTCCGTCAACCCGGCCGGTGAGCCGTTTAACCCCAAGCGCCCGGTCATCGCCTGGGACGCGCTGGAGAAGAAGTGGAAGGGGGATGTCCCCGACGGTCCCTGGCCCCCCATGAAGGACGACAAGGAAGGGAAGTACCCCTTCATCATGCTCCCCGAGGGACATGGCCGCCTCTACGCCCTCGACATGAAGGACGGGCCGTTCCCCGAGCACTACGAGCCAGTGGAGAGTCCGGCCAGGAACCTCCTCTCCAAGGTGCAGAGCAACCCGGTCGTCAAGGTGCCGAAGAACGTGTCGAGCGATACCGCCAAGTTCCCCTACGTCGGCACCACCTACCGGGTGACCGAGCACTGGCAGGCCGGTGCCATGACCAGGAGCCTCCCGTGGCTCGTGGAACTGGTTCCCGACATGTTCGTGGAACTCTCCGAGACCCTGGCCCAGCGGAAGGGGATCAAGCAGGGGGACACGGTGAAGGTCACCACCGAGCGGGGCTCCATCGAAGCGGTGGCCCTTGTCACCAGCCGCCTCAAGCCCTTCAACGTCCAGGGGCGGATGATCGAGCAGGTGGGGATGCCGTGGCACTTCGGCTACGCGGGACTCGCCAAGGGGGACAGCGGTAACGTCCTCACCCCCACCGTTGGGTGCGCCAACACCGGCATTCCGGAGTTCAAGGCGTTCCTCTGCAACATCGAGAAAGGGGGTAAGCGGGCATGA
- a CDS encoding 4Fe-4S dicluster domain-containing protein: MSSSTIDYGKTKTFLIDTTKCTGCRGCQVACKQWNQLKGEKTTFFTGEGYQNPPQMSEFTFTRVKFKDYEKHGQNEFAFYKEMCMHCNDPACASVCPVGAFHKTPEGPVIYNAKKCIGCRFCMVACPFGVPKYEWSKAFPLVKKCTGCYSRVKNGLHPACATACPTAITYGSRDEMLKEAEKRMAAKPDRYFKVVYGKEEAGGTSVLYLTQQPLDELGFRPVTKRPLPSYTWQALRFVPGIFLTVGGTLSLVTWFQHRKDRVRREEEERNSRKEGNQ, encoded by the coding sequence ATGAGCTCCTCGACCATCGACTACGGCAAGACCAAGACGTTCCTCATCGACACCACCAAGTGCACCGGCTGCCGCGGCTGCCAGGTTGCCTGCAAGCAGTGGAACCAGCTGAAGGGTGAGAAGACCACGTTCTTCACCGGCGAAGGGTACCAGAACCCGCCCCAGATGTCCGAATTCACCTTCACCCGGGTGAAGTTCAAGGACTACGAGAAGCACGGGCAGAACGAGTTCGCCTTCTACAAGGAGATGTGCATGCACTGCAACGACCCCGCATGCGCCTCCGTCTGTCCCGTCGGCGCCTTCCACAAAACGCCGGAAGGGCCTGTCATCTACAACGCCAAGAAGTGCATCGGCTGCCGCTTTTGCATGGTGGCCTGCCCCTTCGGCGTTCCCAAGTACGAGTGGAGCAAGGCGTTTCCCTTGGTGAAGAAGTGCACCGGCTGCTACAGCCGGGTTAAGAACGGCCTTCACCCCGCCTGCGCCACCGCCTGCCCCACCGCCATCACCTACGGCAGCCGGGACGAGATGCTGAAAGAGGCGGAGAAGCGGATGGCCGCCAAGCCCGACCGCTACTTCAAGGTGGTCTACGGCAAGGAGGAGGCCGGCGGCACCAGCGTCCTCTATCTGACCCAGCAGCCCCTGGACGAACTGGGCTTCCGGCCGGTCACCAAGCGGCCGCTCCCTTCCTACACCTGGCAGGCCCTGCGGTTCGTGCCGGGGATCTTCCTCACCGTTGGCGGCACCCTGTCGCTGGTCACCTGGTTCCAGCACCGCAAGGACCGGGTGAGGCGCGAGGAAGAGGAACGGAACAGCCGGAAGGAGGGGAACCAATGA
- the nrfD gene encoding NrfD/PsrC family molybdoenzyme membrane anchor subunit has translation MTAARIVMNEIKGYHRFIKFLMVLVGGAALASAVRFIFGLGATTNLNDLYPWGLWISFDVVTAVPLAAGAFTIGIVAHVFHIKKLEPLVRPAIVTGFLGYSLVCVGLLLDLGQPQRGPYVLFNWNVHSPMFEVSMCVMAYTTVLFLEFLHPVSERFGWHIPLRLLRTLELPFAILAAMISTLHQSTLGTFFLIAVDKLHNLWYNPLLPLQFWLSAIFTGLSIVIFEASLVHKYMGQPDESDLLATLTKIIPWIMGVYMLVKVYALASLSHGPLFDRPVLTALFAVEVIVGLLIPFGMFLTKRIRTDKQMQLRAASFVIAGLVLNRFNVSMFAMHQPGQPAYFPNFIESVVTIGIIAAHILFFVLVAKYFPIFEHHPEATDYTIPDRFRKIEKHGHGVASEA, from the coding sequence ATGACCGCGGCACGCATTGTCATGAATGAAATCAAAGGGTACCATCGCTTCATCAAGTTTCTGATGGTCCTCGTGGGGGGGGCGGCTTTGGCCTCCGCTGTCCGCTTCATCTTCGGCCTCGGGGCCACCACCAACCTGAATGACCTCTACCCGTGGGGACTCTGGATCTCCTTCGACGTGGTCACCGCCGTCCCCCTGGCGGCCGGCGCCTTCACTATCGGCATCGTGGCCCACGTCTTCCACATCAAGAAGCTGGAGCCCCTGGTCCGGCCGGCCATCGTCACCGGCTTCCTGGGCTACTCCCTGGTCTGCGTGGGCCTGCTCCTCGACCTGGGGCAGCCCCAGCGGGGCCCCTACGTCCTCTTCAACTGGAACGTCCACTCCCCCATGTTCGAGGTCTCCATGTGTGTCATGGCGTACACCACGGTCCTCTTCCTGGAGTTCCTCCACCCGGTGAGCGAGCGGTTTGGCTGGCACATCCCGCTGCGGCTCCTCCGGACCCTGGAGCTGCCGTTCGCCATCCTGGCGGCCATGATCTCCACGCTCCACCAGTCGACCCTGGGGACCTTCTTCCTCATCGCCGTCGACAAGCTCCACAACCTCTGGTACAATCCGCTCCTGCCGCTTCAGTTCTGGCTTTCCGCCATCTTCACCGGCCTCTCCATCGTTATCTTCGAGGCGAGCCTCGTGCACAAGTACATGGGGCAGCCCGACGAGTCCGACCTGCTGGCCACGCTGACGAAGATCATCCCCTGGATCATGGGGGTCTACATGCTGGTGAAGGTCTATGCCCTGGCGTCCCTCTCCCACGGACCCCTCTTCGACCGACCGGTCCTGACGGCCCTCTTTGCGGTTGAGGTGATCGTGGGGCTCCTGATTCCGTTCGGCATGTTCCTCACGAAACGGATCAGGACCGACAAGCAGATGCAGCTTCGGGCCGCTTCCTTTGTCATCGCCGGCCTCGTGCTGAACCGCTTCAACGTCTCCATGTTCGCCATGCACCAGCCCGGCCAGCCGGCATATTTCCCGAATTTCATCGAATCGGTGGTAACCATCGGCATCATCGCGGCCCACATCCTCTTCTTCGTGCTCGTGGCCAAGTACTTCCCCATCTTCGAGCACCACCCCGAGGCCACCGACTACACCATCCCCGACCGCTTCCGCAAGATCGAGAAGCATGGGCATGGGGTGGCGAGCGAGGCGTAG